Part of the Vitis vinifera cultivar Pinot Noir 40024 chromosome 13, ASM3070453v1 genome is shown below.
tacataaaacaacttgacaatagttaaattcaggttttgtctgaagactgtgaacttaactactTTCAAGTTTGTTCGTAAAACAACtcgacaatagttaagttcaggttttgtctgaaaactgtggacttaactaccttcaagtttgttcataaaataacttgacaatagttaagttcaagtTAAAATGGCAACTGTAGACACAACTTCCTATGAGTCTATAGAAGATCAACTTGATACCTGTTAAGTCcaaattaaatatgttattctgGAATAGATTTTGACTTAATATCTGTCAAGTTTGTTCACAGTtaacttgatagtagttaagttcaggtgttCTATTAAGACTgtagacttaactaccttcaagtttgtacacaTAACAACTTGACAACATTCAAGTTTAGTTTAAAAGGCCAATTGTATACATAACTATCGAACaacattcatcaaaatatcCAAGTAGATATATCAACCTGTCCAACTACATTTATCAAAATGTCTAACTACATATATGAAGCTATCCAATTACATATAACAAACCATCCAACTACATtatcaaaatgtgaaatatcaacatgaattcattacataggcaagtattttatataaaataactctGCTGCAATCTTTTCCCGAAACCAGTCCATTTGAGCACTTGTTAATGACTTCAATGGATGGTTGTGCATTAAGTattcaacatatttgataacaaaCATGCCACAATCACCACTACATGGTACACAGATAATCAATGTTAGGGATATTATTAAGGATTAAGTGTATAAGTtatgaaagtaaatttaagATCACTTACTCATTTTCCTGTTGAGGAATATCTTACAGTCGTTCAATTTCCCATTCCTGGTAGTTAACTTTTGTGTCACCATGAAACCCATAATATGCTATTGCATTCAATATATGCGGCAACAATTTGGCTAATGGTTTAATGGCAACTTGCAATCTTGCATTATTATTGATGTCCATCAATAagtcatatacatatataatcctTCGATGAAGGTGGACAACTCCTAATACCCATTTTGAAATTGCAACCTGTTAACAATGAACTTGATAACAGttaagttcaattttttcttaacatatatatttaaatcaaaattctaaatatttggataaaataatttcataaaaattatattcaaatacgttataaattcataacaaataacttcattacacaaaatttcaaaaccttttaatggtaaacttgatagtagttaaatttagttttttctaatcattcaaatattgttttaaaccTTGGACTATAACCTCactgagaaaattttcaacaattacattatcaattcatgaaaaataaattcataaaaaaaaggataatcgattaaaaatgataaaattaaaaatcaaaatttcaagtagaAAATTAATGCTTACTGAATCAGttgatttcttctcattttttgatGACGATGACGAGGTTTCAAAACCTGGCTTTCTTTCACTTCtcttttttcctaaaattttatacctcttctgtttcgtatttttcatcaccgaatttttttcttcctccattttcatGAATTGAATCAACACACAATAtcagaaagatgaaaaatagggtttgattgaaaaaaaaaaatgaaccaaaataagacacttagggttttttctcatttcatggATGAAGATTCATATGTACAATtcgaaaaactaaaatcaaagaaTGAAATAGTGAAacttactttctatttttactttGTGTTGTGTTGCCTTTTTGTTCTCTTGCAATAAATGGAAAAATCCTTCGTGATTTGTTTCTCGCAGGTTAACAGATGGAACAAATGGATTTGCAGGGTAAGGAAGAGACACAACACAAGGGAAAATTGGAGTTGGAGGGAAAATGGGCTGAAAAGATAGCTgagggggtatttttgtccgaATTGGGTCATTTTTGAGACTTAAATAAGTGAGGAGTTAGTTCTGCAATATTGAGAGATATTTGTCCCTTTTAATCGGTTAtcccttaaaaaaaaggaaaaaaaaatcaactgtCAAAAGTGTTGATGGGTAATTGCCACGTGTCAACAAAAGTCGATGCCACTTTTGTAAATTTGAGAAAATCGAATGCTATTTTGGCAACAAAAACACAAACGTTATTTCCCCATTGGCGCCACTACTCGTTTCCCGCGCCATTTTCACAGAACCGCTTCGAGTTcataaaccctaacccttactGTGATTCACACACACTCTCTCTAGAAGTTTTCAAGTTCTGTACGACATTACTCTAGAAATCTCCATATCTAAATTCTTCCTTCTCTCTGCACGTTTTCTCTCTGAAGATTCGTAGATTtctggaagaagaagaggacaAGGAAGATGTTCTATTCGCATACGTTTTTGGCTCGGAAAGGGCCATTGGGGACGGTGTGGTGCGCCGCGCATCTGCAGCACAAGCTCAAGAAGTCTCACTACACTGCCACTGATATACCTTCCACCGTTGGTTCgtattcttcattttccttgttttgtgtGTGGGTGGATGCCGGAAGAATCGAACAGTATATTGATGTTTCTTGAATTGAATGTTGAAAGTTCGaaacttttttttcaattggAAGAAACCCTTTTTGTTTCTCAAGTATATGCCAATTAGCTAAGtcgaattttcattttcatttcttttttaaaatgtagtttttggaatttaatgtgaaaaaatatatattttttctttaagctACCAGCTGATTAGATGAATAGTTTGtcgttttctttttattttattgttaaatctgACGTGTTTAGACATGTTTTTCCCATTTTCCccataattgattgattaattttaggtttagttTATAAACAACCAAGCCATTTCTggtattgatttgaaattttgggtTAATTATGAGTTCAATTCAAAGATCATTCTCAATTGTATGATATGCTCTGGATTGAAGGTTCGTTGGGAAGATAGCCCATCAAGCTTTTTGAAACAGAAACGGGTTAGCGTCTTTGGTTTTGGGATAAATCGATTTAATGACATATAgaaacttcttcttcttcttcttcttctttttactttaattttattcagTCTCAccaattcttttatttgatgATTAATACACTACAAAGTTCTTGTATTGTttctctatttatatatatataccaaatgGATTTGATCGGAAATGGTGGATGGGGCTGTGAATTCTTGTTATGGTTTATGGATtggtttaatttattattgttattattgtttttatcatTTGTATTAGAGGTATGaaattggattttaaaattcaaaactgGTGACCTGGGGATTATTGGATGGAAGGCATTATTTTTGCAACATAAGGATTTCATGGAGTTCTGTCTGTGGTTGCAAGACATACAAATCCTAAATGGATCATCTTTTGGTTTCTTTAAGATTTGAATATAAATGGTTGTTTCTATGGATGAATCTTAGTGCTTATAAGGGTGGAAAAGTAAtcattttgtgtttatttaCTTGGTTTTTTAAATTGTTGAATGGAGTAATGGTGTAAAATCATGAGAgattatgggaaaaaaaaactgGTTGCTCTGTGGTAATTTTCTGTGCTTGGCATGAAATCTAAATCAGGTTGAGTGATAAAATCAGTTGTTTTAATTGGTTGATACTCTTTAATTACATCCATTAGCCTTTTAGATGATCCTGATGTTTGAAAGATATAGAGAAATACTGTATGGAAATCTTGTAGGGTCTTTTGGTTGTCTATGGACCACTGGAAGTTACAATTCCATCATCACGATGGGTTCTATAAAAAAAGCTGAAACTATTGTCACAGCTTATGGGATGTGTTTGGTCTTAGGATTTCATGAAGCAGCGCAATTTTAAAGTTCTATCATTAGTTGCTTTGACggataccatttttttttcagtgGTCTCATATTTGGTGATGAATGTGCTCAGACAGAAGAATGCTAAACACAGTTGGGTAATTTATTTGACATGGCATGTACAATCATACCTTGACAGTGTATTCCTAGCTAGCAGGTCAATAATTTAGGTGAATTGGTTGGTTATTGATTGAGATGTACTTGTGTTGGAGatcttacaaaaagaaaagtacTTGTGTTGGAGACATTATGTTGAAATCCCTGCTTGATGCTTTTTGAGTTAACTGGAGGAGCAGGAGTACAGTTTCTGTTTCACATCCTACTCTTCTCACTTTTTAACTCAACATAATCCGTTGGTCTTTGTTCTCACTCTTGTTTCCTGTGCTTATCTCTTAGGAAATTCCATGTTGAAAGCAACAGATGTTTTTTATTACGTTGTTAATAGTCTTTTTTTTCTCTGAATGCATTTCTCATCCTTGTGTTAACaatcttttttctctctctctcaatacATCTAGAGCGTATCATGTTTCCAGAAGTCCCCATTGCACTCAGAATGTCAGGCCATCTTCTGTTGGGTGTTGTGCGGATATATTCAAAGAAAGTTGATTATTTATACCAAGATTGCAATATTGTCCTGATTGGGATAAGGAAGGCGTTTTCTTCTATAGAAGTTAATCTGCCAGAAGATGCATCGCATGCACCATTTCACTCTATCACTTTGCCAGATACATTTGAACTTGATGCCTTAGATTTGGATGCTGACTTTTATGTTGAAGGGTAAAATTTTGGAGACCCAGTCtatcttttcattttatattcttccatttttaaatctGTAAATAATATGTGAATTTTGATTTCCAGGGCTCTAGACATGCATCTCAGGGCCCAGGAGGAGATAACACTGACAGGTTGTAATATTGGTTTACTGTTAGAATTCAAactatttcatttcttttgcacACCATCTTTTCTCATGATAATTGTCtgaactttcttttttattttattttatacagaTCAAATTCCAATTGGGAGGGATCCTTATATTGCTATCACTTTTGATGaggttaatattttattccctTCTCTTTTGAACCAAAATGCTCTATCATTGTGTTGTTTGATGGTTGATTCTTGGAGTTGTCACATTTGAAGTATTGCCATTGCAATATTgtgtaacttaatttttttttttttccacttaggATGTGATGACAGATTTATCAAATCATGAAGAAATTCCCGATTCAGGGGTCAGACCAATGGATGAAGAGTATGTGTATTGTTGCAACTGAAAGCTCTTTGGTACTTTTATgttttaagaaattaattttcatcTTATTTTGTAATTACAGTGTTGTCCATCCGACTCCAGTGGAAGGTAGGGCAGATTTTCAGGATCCTGGTCTAAGTGACATAATGGGACAATCAAATGAGAGGCTTAATGAAGATAATCTCCCCCATGATCTACCAGAAATAGAAGTCATGCGTGATGCTATCCATGATTTACACTCAGAAAACCTTCCAGTGGGTGGTAATGCGGGCTTTCAAGATCCTGGTCCTAGTCATCAGATGGAACAATTGAATGAAATGTTTAATGAAGAAACTGTACCCCAAGAGGTTCCAGAAATGGAAGTTATGCGTGATGCTGTTCATGATTTACAATCGGAAAGGCTTCCAGTGTGGCCAGAACATGGAAATGATACAACTGAGCTAGACAGATCTCTAGACCAGATGTTGAATGAGAAAGAAATCCTTTCTCCAAACATGCCAGATATCTTATATTCTGGAGAGCAGTCTCTTCCATTTCAACAACGTTCAGAACCACCAGCTTCTGCTGTTTCACCGGAGGCTCCTGAGATTTTTGATTCCCACATTTCATTTGGTGGGTGCCTTATTTCATCTCTGGCTATATGGAATGGAGCATGCGCCTTCAGGGGCCAACTCCATTTTGCCTTGTTTGAATTTGCTTTCTCATGTTTCAGGGCATGTGTCACCCGCACTGGCAATTGGATCTACTCCACCTGTTGAGAAGCCAAAAGCAAAATCAAGGAAGAGGAAGCAGTTATTTGATGTGTCCCTTGTGTTGCCTAACAAGTATGGATGGTCTCAAGATTTACAGTGAGTTCCTGTTCTTCTGTTAAGAAGTTACTGATATCATGATATGTATGTTACAGGCTTATGAAGAAGGCACTTGAAGATTCCAGTGGCCTGCtgcggaagaagaagagactcCCTTGCTCTGCTTTGGATATTTGGAAAATCAATATCAAGTCAAGAAAGGAGAATGTCTTTTTTGAGCCTTCAGTAACTGGTGAGTAGGTTTTTCCCTGTGCTAAGATGCTCTTGGGGGTTAGTCAGCTGATCATAAAATGTGTGATATGCAGGGATGTGTGAAGATCTTCATAATACTTTCAGGGAAGACGTCATCTCATTGAAACCCCATTTAGCTATCACAGAGCAAGCTTTTCCAGAGCCTTTGGTTGCACAATCTCCTGCTCCCATGCCTGAAAAGGCTTTTCCAGAGCCTTCAGTTGCACGATCTCCTGCTCCCATGCCTGAAGAAGCTTTTCCAGGGCCTGAGGTTGCACCGTCTCCTGATGCCATGCCTGAGGAGGCTATTCCAGAGCCTGGGGTACAATCCCCTGCACCCATGCCTGACCTTGATATTGAAATTGAACGTCTTCGTGATCATGAAGGCAATGCTGGCAGCAATATTTTACCTGAAATCATGCCTTCTCCAACCAGATTAATTTATTCTCCTACTAGATTTCCTTCTTCATCCATCAGAGGCGACTTCACTCCCATATCAACTGGTGATAAAGGTTCAGAATTAGATCCTATGGTGGGAACAGATTTTGGAACTAGATCTTTGCCTACACCAGACTTTTCAATGTCTGCTGGTACTTTTGGCTCTGATCTGGAAACACCAGCGACATTCATGGAGGATCAATTAGGTGTAGAGAACACTGGTCTTTCAGATATTCCTGAGCTAGTGAATTCTGCTGAAGTAAGTCTTTCTGTGTGATTATCCAACCTTTCCAAAGTTTTCTTGTTGAGAACTATCTTGCTTGTGTATCCTTATTCCTATTGTTGCTTTGGTGGGTGAGGCATGTTCCTCGGTCACAGCCTCGAGCTGAGGCTGAAACTCTTTAGGAATTAAAAATCAGGTACATGCCTCACCACCTCAGATGATTAGTCTTGAGGCACAGTATCATACTCAATGATCACCAGGGAACTGACAATCTAAGTGCCTTTTCTTCTAACTAGTGACTTGTATTATTGCAGGAGCTAAATTTTCTTGAAGCAGATGACATGACACCAACTGGTAAGCTGAAAAATCTGTTTAATTTCTGATATGTGGTCTGTATGATTTCTTAAGGAGAATGTGATGATAATAATAGACTCTTACATTATATCGATCTCCATATTTTTGATAGTTATTTATGGATAACATATATGTTCTTATAGGAGGATCCCCAGGAACTCAAGATGTCAGCACATTGTCTATAAGAACCAGGTAGCACTTCTATTTTGTGCTTGCAAAATATTCCTCTGTTAATGGTATTGTAATGCCTTTACTGAACAGTTATGTGTTGTATGTTGTGTTCATGCAGGGCTGTGGCTCAATATTTACAAAATCACTCTCCTATAAATCCAATATCAGAAGACCCATCTATGGAGCTCAGTTTGAACAAGATCTTAGAAGGCAAAACAAGAAAGATAGCTGCAAGGATGTTCTTTGAGACACTGGTGAGTTTCTTATGCAGTACATTATCTACTTTGGATAAATGATGTGCATGGTAAGCCTATATTGTCTTGCCAGTTGAATAAAAATCATCCAGTCATCCAATGAACTTTTGAATCCTGGCTCTGTATGCTAGAGTTTGCTTCATTCTGAAATCTTCATGTTAGGATGCTGTGAAAGTTGTGTAAGGGATGTTTTTTCGGCTGATAGAGGTTGTTCATGGGTAATTGCAGGTCTTGAAGAATTATGGACTGGTTGATGTACAACAAGAAGAACCTTATGGTGATATTACTTTGAAAATGACTCCCAAACTCTCCAAGGCTCGATTTTGAAGTTATATATTTGGTGTTATTTAACATGCTTGGTCATCAATTTTGATGTATATAGGTAAGAATCCAACAGGCACTTATTTGTTTTCTACTGGTATATGTGGCCAAATCTAATATTttccctccccctccccc
Proteins encoded:
- the LOC100256351 gene encoding sister chromatid cohesion 1 protein 3, yielding MFYSHTFLARKGPLGTVWCAAHLQHKLKKSHYTATDIPSTVERIMFPEVPIALRMSGHLLLGVVRIYSKKVDYLYQDCNIVLIGIRKAFSSIEVNLPEDASHAPFHSITLPDTFELDALDLDADFYVEGALDMHLRAQEEITLTDQIPIGRDPYIAITFDEDVMTDLSNHEEIPDSGVRPMDEDVVHPTPVEGRADFQDPGLSDIMGQSNERLNEDNLPHDLPEIEVMRDAIHDLHSENLPVGGNAGFQDPGPSHQMEQLNEMFNEETVPQEVPEMEVMRDAVHDLQSERLPVWPEHGNDTTELDRSLDQMLNEKEILSPNMPDILYSGEQSLPFQQRSEPPASAVSPEAPEIFDSHISFGHVSPALAIGSTPPVEKPKAKSRKRKQLFDVSLVLPNKLMKKALEDSSGLLRKKKRLPCSALDIWKINIKSRKENVFFEPSVTGMCEDLHNTFREDVISLKPHLAITEQAFPEPLVAQSPAPMPEKAFPEPSVARSPAPMPEEAFPGPEVAPSPDAMPEEAIPEPGVQSPAPMPDLDIEIERLRDHEGNAGSNILPEIMPSPTRLIYSPTRFPSSSIRGDFTPISTGDKGSELDPMVGTDFGTRSLPTPDFSMSAGTFGSDLETPATFMEDQLGVENTGLSDIPELVNSAEELNFLEADDMTPTGGSPGTQDVSTLSIRTRAVAQYLQNHSPINPISEDPSMELSLNKILEGKTRKIAARMFFETLVLKNYGLVDVQQEEPYGDITLKMTPKLSKARF